CGCAGGGCGAGGACGAGGCGGTGCCTGCCCCAGCGGGCGGCGCCAGGCATGTTGGCGTCGAGGACGGCGGTGATGGTGAGCCGCTCGGCGTCGGCGTAGATCTCGCTGTCCGGGTCGCTGTGCTTGGCGAAGTAGGCGAGGAACGAGGCGACGTCGCGGGTCGTGGTGGTGCCGGACTTGCGGGCCGGGGCGTCGCGGTACTCGTCGCCGGTGAGGTCGATCTGCTGGACGCTACCGTTCGGGGTGAGCCAGCCGTAGACCTTGCCGGGCTCGAGCTCTGAGGGCGAGGCGGCGCGGGTGGCCGTGGTGATGATGGCCTGGGCGTTGTCGACGGTGGTCATGGTCAGATGCTCCGGAGGGTCTCGTCGTTGGCGGGGGCGGTGCGGAAGTCGAAGGCGACCTGGCGGGGGTCGTTGCGGGTCGGGTTGCCGTCGGCGTCGAGGAAGTAGATGGCCTTCGGCGCGGCCGGCCGCGGGGCCTTGGTGGCGTACTCGATGCCGATCGGCAGGGGGCCGCCGTCGACGCCGTTGGACGGGGGCTCGACGACGACGGTGATGGTGAGGGAACCCTTCTTGCCGTGGGTGCGGACGGCGTCGAGGAGCTGGTGGAGCTCGGTGCCGATCTCTTCGTGGGTGCGGCCGTTGAGGTGGCCGACGAGGAATGCGGCGAACTCGGCGGGCTGCTGGTCGGGCTGGGTGGTCATCAGGTGTCCTTCGCTGGCTGGTTGGGGCAGATGATTCGGTGGTTGATCCGGAGGTCTCGGACCCGCTCGGCGACGGCCTTGCGGCCTTGGAGCCGGTCGAGGTGGCCGCAGTCGGGGCACCGGTAGGTGGCTGACGGGGTGCCGGGCTCGCAGATGATGTGCAGGCCCGGCAGGTCGTCGATCACACCTGGGCGGTATGGGTGGCGAGGAGCCGGTTCCGGGTGAGGCGGGCGCGCCACTCGGGTTCGGTCTCGCCGCCGCGGATGCCGCGCGGGCGGGCGCCGTCGTCGTCGTTGCGGCAGGTCTGGCGGAGCGGGCAGCGGGCGCACAGGGCCTTGGCGGTGGCGATGCGGCGGCGGGCCTGGTCGGAGTCGGCGCGTTCGCCGTGTGGGGGGTGGAACAGCTGGGGGCGGATCGAGCAGGGCAGACGGTTGTCGGTCTGTGGGATCACTGGTCGGTCCTCTCGGGCCAGGCGACGCTGGCGAGGGCGCGGGTGTGGGTGGCAGGCAGCTCGGCCAGCGGGTGACCGAGGTAGTGACGGGCCATCGCGTGGATCACGTACGCGTCGGCCTGGTCGTACTTGGACCGGCCCTCAAAGGCGATGCCGTACTGCTCGGCCGCGGCGGCGGCGACGACCGCCTTGAGCGGCTTGCCGGTGAGGGCCTTGCCCGTCTTCGGGTCCTTCGGCCGGGCGTTGCCGATCGCGAAGATGGTCCGGTTGTCCGGCGGGACGATCGCGAACGGGATCTTCCGGCGGTACAGGTCCCGGCGGACGAGCCACCGCAGCCCGGCCATCTCGTCGTGCCCGGTCTGGTGTGCGTGGCCGTACGACGGGCCCTCGAGGGCAACGAAGTCGGCGTTCCGGTAGAACGACTGGGCGTGGCAGAGGATGTAGTCGAGGCGCTCCTCGGCCCGGCGGGCGCCGGTGCTGATGTAGTCGGCCCAGCCGGTGCCTGCGACGCCGGTGAGGCCGAGGGCGAGGTCGAGACCGATGACGGTGGGCGCCGTGGGGGCCGTGGGGGCCGGGGCCGCCCCGGCCGGAGCCGGGGCAGCGTCGAGGATGGACAGCTGGCTCACGGCGCCACCGGCTTCCGCTGGTACTTCGTGATCCGGCCCGAGGCCTGCGCGCGGTGGTAGGCGGTGTTCGCCGCCCGGCACACGTCGCACCGGCAACCGCGGCCGTACGCCGCGGCGTTGTGCTCCGGGTCGTCGTTGCCCTTCTCGGTGGTGAGGGGGCCGAGGAGGGCGTCGAGGAGGATCTCGGCGTCCTGGTCGTCGGTGGCGTGCTGGCGGATGTACTGCTCGGCGGCTGCGGCGGTGTCGCCGGTGATCTCCCGAGCGGGGCCGAGGGCGGCGAGGCGGTCGTCGAACTGGTCGATGCTCACTGGTGGCCCCCGTTCTGCTGGCGCGGGATCAGCGGCCAATGCGGCTCGACGACCGCGGCCGGGTCCTTCTTGCGGAGGTGCGCCTGCAGGTCAATCGCCTGCTCCCGCGCCCACCGGGTCTGCTGGGCGTGGAGCTCCTCAAGGCCGAGGTCGATCTGCGGGTAGCGGACGGCGAGTTTGTAGGCGAGGCGGGCGGTGGCGAGCGCGTCGGCGGCGCTGGTGTGCGCGTCCTTCAGGACGACGCCGTAGTGCGCGCACAGGTCCTTCAGGGTCCGCTTGCCCTTGCGCCACTTGTCGGCCCGCTTGTCGATGACGTACGGGTCGATGACCCACGGCTCGCGGCCGGCCTGCTCGGCCAGGGCTGGCAGCTGGTAGCGCTGCAGCTCCCGGTCGAGCATCGTGAGGTCGAACCGGGCGTTCATGATGACCAGCGGGATCCCGGCGGCGACCTGCTCGGCGAGGAGCGCGGACACCTCCTTGACGACCTGGGTCGCCAGGCGGCCCTCGGCGCGCGCCTTCTCGGTGGTGACCTTGTGGAGGTCGGACGCCTCCTTCTGAATCTCGACACCGCCAGCGTCGGACAGCCAGCCGTGCTCCTCGGTGTCCTGCCCGCCACCGACGAGAATCACGGACGCGGTGACGATGCGGTCCTGCTCGAGGTCCAAGCCGCTCGACTCGATGTCGAACGACGCCATGCGTCCCATGGGCCACGGGGCGTTCATGCGGTTGCCTTCCTGGCTCGGTACTCGGCCGTGCGCGCGGCTCGACAGCGCTTGCACTTGTTGCGTCCGCTTCGGGCGTCCCGGTAGGAGTTGCTGTCGGTCATCGGGTGACCCGCGTGGCACTCCGTCAGGGGCGGTCGCGGCTGGCGCTTCCTGCGGTTCAGCGCCTGCTCCCGCGGGGTGGCCCAGCGGCAGTTGCCGGGGGCATATGGGCCGTCGTTGTTGATCCGGTCGATGCTGTGGCCGGCCGGGCGCGGCCCCATGTCGGCAAAGAAGGCCTCGAAGCTGGCCTTCCAGCGCTCGCAGACGGCGATGCCCCGGCCCCCGTAGTTGGGGTATCCCTTGTCCTTGGGGTTGGTCGTGCGGGCGAGGATGCCGAGCCACGTCTTGTGTTCGGGCGTGTTCGTCATGCCGTGCCTGATGTGGGCCGCGAGGAGGGCCTCCCTTGCCAGGCACCCGCAGGACTGGGTAACTCCCCAGTGCCTGAGGCTGACAGTGCCCCTGGTGCCGCAGTCGCAGCGAACGTGGATCGTCTGGTCGACGGTGTTCCGTTCAGCGGTGACGACCAGCCGTCCGACGCGCTCTCCGGCCCGGATGATGCGGATCCTCACCGGGCACCGCCCGTGCGCTCGGCGTACATCCGGCGGCCGAGCGCGTCGAGGGTCTCCTCGTCACCGACCTCGTTGATGACGCGGGCGTTCAGCATCCGCAGGCTGCCCAGCTCGTAGCTGATCTGCTGCAGCCGGCCGGGCGACGTGTTCGGGTTCACGATCTCGTCCCGGTAGTCGGTCGCCGACCGGGCCGGAACCTGGTCACGCTCGAACTGCTCGGCGTCCGCGTCGCGGTCCTCGGTCGGCACCAGCCCGGCGGACAGCAACAGCGTCCGGAGCGCGATCGACTGCGCCTTCGGCGTCGACCGGCCGCCCGTGTCGGAGGCCTCGCCAGCCGCCTGGGTGTCGAAGTAGTCCCCTGCAGGCCCGAAGATGCGGTAGGTCACCAGCACGGTGCACTCCCTCTTGACGCCTCCGCCCTTGGTGCTGATGTCCCGGTACTGTGGGTCGACGGCCACCGGAGCGACGACCACGCCGTGCTTGCGGCAGACCGGGCCGAAGGCGTTCAGTGCAAGGTCGACGCCGCGGAAGTTGAAGCGGCCGGCGGCGCCGCCGTCGAACTTCTGGTTCTTGCCGATTGCTCGGACCTCGCCCATCACCCGCGACCAGGCGACGACGGCGGACACCTGTTCGGCGTCCTTGCTGAGGTCGCCGAGGTCGGGCTCGGTGAGGTCGGGCGCCTCCCGCACGGCGATGACGGGCGCCTCGTCGGCGCGGCCAGCCAGCGCGGCGGCGTTCTCTGCCAGTCCCACGGTCAGGACTCCTTACGGGGCTTGAGACGGAAGCGGGGGTCGATGTCGAGGCGCTCGCCGGCCTTCGTGGCGACGCAGTCCGAGTACGCCTCGGGCCAGCGCTCGGCGAGCCGCTCGAGGTTGCAGTTCGAGCGTTCGGTGGGCTCCATGGACCAGGCCTTGTCGCCGCCGAGGACGGCGACCTGGGCGGCGCCGAGGTGGCGGAGCATCTCGGCCTGCGCGGCCTGCTTGCGCTTCTTCGCCGCGGCCTCGTCGAGGCGGGCGTTCTCGTAGTCGAGGAGCGCGTCGTGGGCGTC
This genomic window from Streptomyces sp. TLI_235 contains:
- a CDS encoding transcription factor WhiB, translating into MIPQTDNRLPCSIRPQLFHPPHGERADSDQARRRIATAKALCARCPLRQTCRNDDDGARPRGIRGGETEPEWRARLTRNRLLATHTAQV
- a CDS encoding DNA polymerase-3 subunit epsilon, giving the protein MNAPWPMGRMASFDIESSGLDLEQDRIVTASVILVGGGQDTEEHGWLSDAGGVEIQKEASDLHKVTTEKARAEGRLATQVVKEVSALLAEQVAAGIPLVIMNARFDLTMLDRELQRYQLPALAEQAGREPWVIDPYVIDKRADKWRKGKRTLKDLCAHYGVVLKDAHTSAADALATARLAYKLAVRYPQIDLGLEELHAQQTRWAREQAIDLQAHLRKKDPAAVVEPHWPLIPRQQNGGHQ
- a CDS encoding ERF superfamily protein; its protein translation is MGLAENAAALAGRADEAPVIAVREAPDLTEPDLGDLSKDAEQVSAVVAWSRVMGEVRAIGKNQKFDGGAAGRFNFRGVDLALNAFGPVCRKHGVVVAPVAVDPQYRDISTKGGGVKRECTVLVTYRIFGPAGDYFDTQAAGEASDTGGRSTPKAQSIALRTLLLSAGLVPTEDRDADAEQFERDQVPARSATDYRDEIVNPNTSPGRLQQISYELGSLRMLNARVINEVGDEETLDALGRRMYAERTGGAR